The following coding sequences lie in one Metallumcola ferriviriculae genomic window:
- a CDS encoding bacteriophage abortive infection AbiH family protein: MKLFIIGNGFDKGHGLATTYWDFRTYLKNLYSDFLYTFEEHYCIYPSMEENTKKELLWNELETNLANIDEDVIIEQAVSIDMGLESGDVGIEDTLYEYLADKYKYIQFLAKCLKQWARTIRIRDVERRTTLINEIEDAIYITFNYTAVLETVYKISEGKIIHIHGSLRQRDGAPILGHGNKARIEKIKEKLQDAEREFDEKRVSICKVVEDYYSQTYKDINRYMYKLFDLIKKDVNEIMVIGHSLAGVDIPYFKNIDLFTHQQAIWKVYYHRDKERQIMFDSLVSCGIDSKRIELQPSDKFYDL; encoded by the coding sequence GTGAAATTATTCATAATCGGAAATGGCTTTGATAAAGGACATGGATTAGCAACTACATATTGGGATTTCAGAACATATTTAAAAAACCTGTATTCTGATTTTTTATATACTTTCGAGGAACATTATTGTATTTATCCATCAATGGAAGAAAATACTAAGAAGGAATTGTTATGGAATGAATTAGAGACCAACCTTGCAAACATCGATGAAGATGTGATTATTGAGCAAGCTGTCAGTATAGATATGGGCTTGGAAAGTGGAGATGTTGGTATAGAAGATACATTGTATGAGTATTTAGCCGATAAATACAAATACATACAATTTTTGGCAAAATGCCTAAAACAGTGGGCAAGAACAATACGAATACGTGATGTAGAAAGACGTACTACGTTAATAAACGAAATTGAGGATGCAATATACATAACATTTAATTATACCGCAGTTTTAGAAACAGTTTACAAGATAAGCGAAGGAAAAATTATTCATATTCATGGTTCCTTGCGACAACGAGATGGTGCACCTATTTTAGGACATGGAAACAAAGCTAGGATTGAAAAAATCAAAGAAAAACTTCAGGATGCCGAAAGAGAATTCGATGAAAAAAGAGTCAGTATATGTAAAGTTGTGGAAGATTACTATTCGCAAACATATAAGGACATAAATAGATATATGTATAAATTATTTGATTTGATTAAAAAAGATGTAAATGAAATAATGGTTATAGGCCATTCGCTTGCCGGGGTGGACATTCCATACTTCAAGAATATTGATTTATTCACGCATCAACAGGCTATATGGAAGGTTTATTATCATAGAGATAAAGAGCGACAGATAATGTTTGACAGTTTGGTTTCTTGTGGAATAGATAGTAAGAGAATTGAATTACAACCGTCAGACAAATTTTATGATTTATAA